The DNA segment AATTCCCACAGCCGTTGCAAAGGCGGAAATAATGAAATCTCGCTGGTCGCTCAAAATTTTGCCCGTCCAAAATACGCGGAATTGTTCCGGCACTTGCTCTAAAAAGGGCAGCAGTTTCGGACCCGGTTGAAACATCATGTTGAAGCGGGGGATGAATCCGCCCATATATTCACGCCAGTCTGCCAAGCCATTGCGGGTAACGACGAATACGACCCCAAAAAAGCATAGGACCGTTAAACCGACCATACATTTGATAATGGTTTCAAACATTTTCATGCCCCGTCCGCCTGAGCTGTATAGGACGAGGAAAAGGATATTAATGGCAAGAATACACAAGGCGGCGATGAGCCTGCCGTAGCTTCCGAAAGGTCCGTCTACGCCCAAGATTTGCGGGAAAAGCATTTTCGTGAAGGCGGCCAAGGCAAGCCCGAATTGGGGCATACTCCATACTAGGTTGGCGACCATGGACGCAAATAGCCAGCTCCATCCGAGGACGGGGTTGATATGGGTGTTGATAGCGCGCAGGGGCCGTTCGCCCGTGGATAAGGTTACATAGGCGATGGCACTGAGCATGACGACACCTACCGCCATGGCGACAGGCTGCAGCCATAAAAAGGTGAAGCCTGTGAGCACTGCCAAATACAGACTGTTCGACAGCGTGCCGCCGCCAAGGGTGATGGCGCTTTGCAGCCAGCCGGGACCTGATAACCGTACAAATACGCCAAACAAAGGCCCCTTCCCTTTGGCGCGTGCATCATTGATTAGCTGTCGGTCTCGTTCAATGCGGTCATTTACTGAAAGGTTAATGGTCGATGCCTTCTCCGAATCTGCCATTATACGAATCTCCCGCGCCGAAGCGCATTGCAAAAGTCTGAAGCGTGGATAAACGTTAAATCAATAGGGATGCTCCACCTGCTTAGATAGTATCATTAATTCTTGTCGTACGGCAAAGGGGAAAGCAGCCGCGTATTTTAGAGGCGACCGTGTCATTCCCGGTTATCATGTTGCGTCCTTGTTAAAAGCTATAAGAATAACCCAAGGCAAAGGATAGGGCGCCCGTTTTAATGCTGGTGCCTTTACCCATAAAGGACATTAAATCACCAGTTCCGCTTTCACGCAGCTTGTGTGCCGGAGCCCAAACAGCTGCAAAATGAACCGCATTTTTCGGATTGATCTGATGGGATATACCTGCAGTCACGTGTTGTTCCACAACGACAGGGACGAGGCCGGACAAAAAGACGCCATCGGCACGAACCGGGGAATTGCTGTAGGCATAACCTGCCATCAAGGTCCATTTAGGCAGCGCTTTCCATTCCACGCCTAATTTAATGCCGCTCTGATTGGTCCATCCGTAACCAGCGCCTCGGAATATGGGTGAGCCGTAGGTTCTGATACGGCGCCAGTGCAGCCATTTGAAGTCTGCTGTCAGTTCCAGCTTGGGCGTCACTTTATAGGCGAAACCTGCCTGCACCACACGGGGCGTGTCCAGAGGCGCACTCAACAAATCATTGTATTTTCGCATGGACTCAGTCCAATGGCGTGAACTGTAGTTCAATCCGAAGGCCAATTGATCCCAGCGCTTGTAAAAGCCAACACCGAAGCCGGCACCATAGGCATGATCCCATTTATTATCGTTGTGGGCGCCCCGCAGCGACAGGGTGAGATGATCGGTTCGAAAACGATTCATAGAAACATGGAGTCCCAAGCCGACTGCCCAGCCATTTTCAAATTCATAGGCATAAGACAGCACGCCGCGGAAATGTTGATAGGCAAGTCGTCTGTCATAATTGCCGCCCACAAGACGGCTGATAATATTGCGTGAGTGGGGATACTCCACGCCTGCGCCGCTGGGGATAAACAGACCGCCGCCCAAGGTGCCTGTTTTTAAAGGCCAGATAAATCCGGAACTGACAATGTTGGAAAGTTCATCGGAGACCAAAGTGCCATCTAAGCGGTTTCCAATCAGGCCACGGGGTTTTAATTTCACCTTGGAAAATACACTGTACCAGTTTACGTCGATACGCCGATCAAGATCCACAATAGACGCCGGATTCATGTAACTCCAATAGGCGCTGCGCGGACTCGCAACACCGCTGGAGGCGCGGCCCAGTTGGAGGGTATCATTGCCCAGCAAAAAAACTCCTTCTCCCGCGTAAACTTGAGACAGGCCCAAAAGGAATGATGCAAGAAAACAAAAAAGAAAAGTTCGTATCCAAGTCCCTCGGTTCCGTGTAAAATCTTTCAAACTAGGTACTCCTATATGTTTTTGGCGGCCAACTGAGGGCATGTTACAGCGATAGCAAAAAAAAAGAGTCTTTCAAAACGGTATCTATCCCGAAAAGACAGCGGCAAGGGATACAACTCAGGAAGGGACAATTTAAAGCAGCTCCAGCCCTCCCGGTGAATGATATCCTTAAAGCCAAAAAAATAGATAAATCTAAAGTATAACCTTTACAAACCAACGCTGCGGTTTTGTTGATTGGGTGAACCGTTATGAAATCAATTAAAAGGACACACTATCATTCAGCCCGACATGGTGTCTATGCCATTTTAGTTGTCAGAATATGTATCACAAACGAGGTGATGAAAGCAAAATCTTTAACATCTAATGCAAATATTATTATTCGTATATTGGTCTGATGGATGCATCAAAACCCGCTTATACCAGTCTGTTTCAAGGGTAAATCCTGCTCCTTGCAGCCGCATTGAAAGGAAAGTTTAGCGTTATAAATTGTGAAACAATTCGCAATCTGGAAGTAGTGAATCTTTACACAAATTGCCGGCGCAAGGAATGGAAGGACAGGATCCCATGTAAACGATCTTTACGCTCAAAATTATTGGTGCTGCTCCTGAAATGGAGTTTCCCAAGCCTTCTCTTTCCGCTTTTGCGGGATTTTGATTCCGCAAAAAATATGTATCTTATTGTTATTCTTTAGTTTGTTTCAATATCAGCGCTTGGCACGATATGTGCTTATACATCGGCATGAAGTACAAACTCAGTTCCTATCAATGGCCTGCCATGGTGATGGTGTTCTTATTGAACGCTATGGCCTGGGCAAGCTTCACTATAGAAGCCAATCCGCAAAAATATAATGCCCATCCCGGTGAAATATTTCCTGTGGAATACGCTATTGGCAGTCAGGACGCCGGGCAAGCCTTTGTGGTCTTAGCGCCCGAACTGCCCGCTTTGGATTGGTGTGACACGCTGCTTTTGGAAGAACGCGCCCGCTCTGCCGATGGTAGGCTCCAAACACTTTTTTTAGTGGGATTCGTTCCGGGAGCGGCAGGGGACTATGAGATTCCTCCTTTAGAATTTCGCGTCATTCCCTCAGATCAGGAATCGAATACCGGCGTCTTGGCTGTAGCGGCGGATGCCTCGGCGCAGCTGCTGCATTCCACCGCGATCCCTGTGAAAGTACGCTCGGGACATCTTGCCAAAAACATAGCACTTATCTTTTTCGTCAGTCTCGTCTTCCTCCTGCTTCTTTCGGCCGTGGTTTTGCGCTTTAAGAAAAAGACTGAGGTGGAAAACGACGGTGAGAATACCATTGAACAGGCGACAGCCTTACTGCATAAGGCACGCCGCCACAGGTTGGACGGCGACTTCTATGCCTGTTACCGGGCCTTGCGCCAGCTTTGTGATCTTGCTGCGGCGCAATCGGGAACAAAAGATGAGGCGCTTTGTGAGCGTCTAGATACACGTATTGAAGATACCGGCTATCGCGGTGTGCGCCCTTCTGATGACATGCTGGAGGGCGACTTCAAAGCAGTAGAAAAACATGTAACGAACATGAAACAGCATGGGACAAAGGAGAGTTAGTCCATGGCAGTAAATGTTGAAGCCCTCAGACGCAATGTAGAGCAATATACGCCTGCAATAACGCGGCTGCGCGAAGAGATCGGAAAAATTATTGTTGGTCAGCATTATATGATCGACCGTTTGCTCACGGCGCTGCTCGCCAATGGTCATGTCTTGATCGAAGGGGTGCCGGGACTGGCAAAGACCACGGCAGTCACCACTTTGGCACAAGCCATGGACTGTAGTTTCAGGCGCATTCAATTCACGCCGGACTTGCTTCCTGCCGATTTGATCGGTACCCTCATTTATGCGCCAAAAACGGGTGAATTTGAAACCAGAAAAGGACCCGTATTTGGGAACATCATTTTGGCCGATGAGATTAACCGTGCCCCTGCGAAAGTGCAAAGTGCTTTATTGGAAGCCATGCAGGAACGGCAAGTAACTATCGGTGATAACACCTTCAGTCTAGACACGCCTTTTATGGTGCTGGCGACCCAAAACCCCATCGAACAAGAAGGCACCTATCCGCTTCCGGAAGCACAAGTCGACCGGTTTATGTTGAAACTCAAGGTCAATTATCCCACGCGCACAGAAGAGCGGCAGATCATGGATCGGGTGGATTTGCTGCATCCGCAAAAGGTGGAGCCCGTTTTGACGCGCGAGCTTTTACTCGAAGCCCGGGAAGTGGTGAACCAAATCTATGTGGATGATAAGGCAAAGAATTACATCGTTGATCTTGTTTACGCCACACGTGACCCGGAAAGCTACGGGCTGAATATCAAACCTCTCATTGAATACGGGGCATCTCCCCGCGCCACCATCTACTTGCAGCAAGCCGCGCGGGCCCTCGCCTTTGTGCAGGGCGAAGGCAATGTATTTCCCAATGACGTAAAACAGGTTGCCATGGATGTGCTTCGTCACCGCATCAAAATTTCTTATGAAGCGGAAGCCGAAAATATGACCAGTGAAGACATCATCCGAAAAATCTTGGACAATGTACCGGTTCCTTGATCGCTGGCAATGCTATTGACTGTTGTATGAACCTTGGAAAGGACCGTGCACAATGATCCCTCAGGAGATCATGCAAAAAATAAGGCGCATTCATATTCGCACGCGCCGTGTGGTAAACGAAATTCTCGCAGGCCAATACCAAAGTGTATTTAAAGGGCAAGGCATGGAGTTTCGTGAAGTGCGCGCCTATGTGCCGGGTGATGATATCCGTAGTATTGACTGGAATGTAACCGCCCGTACGGGCGAGCCCCATGTAAAAGTGATGGCAGAAGAGCGCGAATTAACGGTGATGCTCGTTGTGGATATGAGCGGTTCCGGCCGCTTCGGCAGTGTTGCCCGATTTAAGAATGAACTGGCTGCGGAACTCTGTGCTGTATTGGCAGCTTCCGCTATAAAAAATAATGATAAGGTCGGATTAATTATTTTTACTGATGAGGTGGAATTATATGTGCCGCCGAAGAAGGGCAGCCGCCATGTACTTCGTGTTATTCGTGAAGTGCTGTATTTCCAGCCTCGCGGCACCGGTACAGACATAAGCAACGCGCTACGCTATCTGGGCCGCGTGATTCGCCGTAAATCAGTAGTCTTTCTCGTTTCTGATTTCTTCGCAACAGACTATGAAACAGCGCTCCGCACGACCAAACGGCATCATGATGTTATCGCTGTCACAGTAACGGACCCACGAGAGCTTAGCCTGCCCGATGTGGGGAGAGTGGCAATGCGCGACGCGGAAAGCGGCAAGGAAACCATGATCAACACAGGCGATCCCCGCGTGCGTCGTGCCTATGAGCGTGCGGCGGAAGAACGTCAGCAAGCACGGGATGCCTTGCTGAGCAGGAACCGCATTGACACACTTCATACACGCACCGACCAATCCTATGTGGATGAGATTTATCGCTTTTTTAAAATGCGTGAGCGGCGCAAATCAGGACGCGCTGCCGTATGAGAAGCTTTATTTTCATACTCTCAGCTTGTCTGTTGAGCATGGCGGCGGCAACAGCATCAGATGTTTTGGTGCAGGAAGTGCGGCTGTCTCCGCCATCCATACCCTTCCATCGTACAGCGGAATATAGTGTACGTGTGGAAGCAGCGCCTGATGTGCAGATCCTCTTTCCGGAAATGAGCGATATACCCGGGCAAATCGAAATCAAGAAAACAGAAAGCGATACAGAAACGCTGCAGTCCGGTCAAGTCGTGCACGTGCAGCGCTACCGCGTTGATCCTGTTGCTGCGGGCACTTATATTTTACCGGCCCTAAACATTGGCTGGCAGCGCCTGAAGGAAGAAGGAAGTATCGTAACGCCCATTCTGAGTTTTGAAGCGCGCGAACTGACGGAAGCAGAACGGGGCGCCGCAGAAAATTTTGTGGCCATGGTTGGTCCTGACGCTATTTTAGCGGCGCAGACACCCTTCAAAAAAAGCCTTTGGATCCTTTTGTTGTCGGCGGCCGCAGCGGCGCTCCTTCTTCTAGCAATCTTCCGGCGTTATGGTCGAAGAAAAGAAGCGGCGGCGCCCCTGCTTCCCGCTTGGGATATCGCGCTCAACCGGCTGCGGGAATTGCAGTTGCGCGATCTGCCTAACCTTGGGAAGATAGAACTGTTTTACGTAGATTTATCCGCTATTCTGCGTTACTACATTGAAGATCGTTTTCAAATCGCCGCTCCCGACCAGACCACGCCCGAACTTATGGAAGCAGCGGCTGAGCACCGCATATTTTCTGAAACACAGGAAACATTTTTAGCCGAATTTTTGCGTCATTGCGACCGCATCAAGTTTGCCCGATTCAATCCGCCGGCAGACCTGAGCAACGCACATTTCAAGCAAGTGCGTCTCTTTGTGAAAGAAACAATCCCTGCTCATGAACAGGATCAGACACGGGAGACGGCGGCATGAAACTCTTACAAACTATATTTGTTTTTGACGGCATGTCCCATCCTGAATTTTTCTGGCTTGCCCTTGTCGTCGTCGCCTTGCTTATAGTGGAGTTGATGCGCCGGCCCGCCGGCACGATAACCATTTCTACGGCGGATATGGCAGCGTCGCTGCGCAGAGGTACACCGGATTTTATACGGCATATCCCCGCACTTTTGCGTGCTGCAGGACTCTTACTGCTCCTTGCAGCCTTAGCGGGCCCTTTACACGGTTATTACGTTTGCAAAGATCGGGCCGGGGTCATTGATATTATGCTTTGCCTGGATACTTCGGGCAGCATGCAGCAGCCTGACTTTTTCATAGGAGGAAAGCAATACGATCGGCTTTATGTAGCCCGTGAAGCAGCGCGAAAATTCGTAAACAGCAGACGGGAAAGCGACAAATCTCGTTATGGCGTGGATCGTATTGGATTGATACTGTTTTCCGGATTGGCATGGACCAAATGCCCGTTGACTTTGGACTACGACATTCTCGAACGAGAAATAGAAAATGCTTCCATTACGCCCAAACACAAAGACGGCACCGCAATCGGTTCCGCCCTTGGTCTGGCTATCCGACGCTTAAGCCGCTCCGAGGCAAAATCCAAAGTGGTGATCTTGTTGACCGACGGCATTAATAACAGAGGGGAGCTTGACCCGGTCACGGCTGCGCGTTTAGCCAATGAATACGGCATTCGGGTTTACACCATCGGCGCCGGCTCCACAGAAGAGATTGTCATACGGAACGGATTATTTCCCATGCGCACGGAAGCCATTGACGAAAAAGTACTCAAACAAATGGCGGATATTACCGGCGGCAAATATTATTTGGCTTCCGATACGGAATCGCTGATGAAAGCTTATGATGAAATCAGCGCTATGGAGACCACAGAAATCGACGTAAATGATTATTACGAAGCACGCGAAGAATTCATGCCCTTTTTAGCTGTAGGCGCTTGTTTACTTCTGGCTTCCATACTATCAAGACGGTTGTGGTTTGAGATGGTGCCATGAACACCTTCAACACAACCCTACTTTTTAACCGAGTCTTAGCAGTTATGCCAAGAACAAACTATTGAGTGTATATGGAGTTTTATTTTCCCATACATCAAATGCCTTTATGGGCGACAGCGGGCGTTGCCGCACTGGTCGTGGTGTTTTTTGTGCTTCGCTTTTTCGACAAGCGCCATGAAAAACAAGTGCATCGTTTTGTTGATGCTGATCTCGCCGACCGTTTGATTCTGCCGTATTCGCTGCGCAGCCGCCGCCCTTTATTTTGGCTTTCCTTCTTCGGAATCCTGTTCCTATTGCTTGCTTTGGCACAGCCCCACTGGGGTAAGAAGTGGGCGCCTGTTACCCGAACGAGCAGAGACATCTTAATCCTGCTGGACGTGTCGGGAAGTATGGACGCCGACGATATGCTGCCGTCACGGCTGATCCGCGCTCGTCAAAAGATTCAATCCTTGCTCGAGACATGTCCGGCTGACCGCTTCGGCTTAATTCTCTTTTCCGGCGAAGCCGCTTATCTATGTCCGCTCACGCTGGATCAAGGATATTTCCGTTCCATATTGGATGCAGTCGACACAGATACGCTCAGTGTAGAAGGTTCCAACTTGACGGCGGCACTTGTGGAGGCACGCGATGCTTTCGAAGCGGACGCCAAACGTTTCGGCGATAGCGCCAATAACACACGCCTTATCCTGCTCATCAGCGACGGCGAGGAGACGGCGGAAGACGCTGTTGCGGAGGCCCATAAAATTGCGGCTCATGCAGTGATTTACACCCTCGGCATCGGTGATCCTGCGGGCAGTGTTGTCGAATATCCCCAATGGATGCGCCAGCATGTTTCAGTTCCTGACCAACAACTGACCCACATATCTAAGCTCGATGAAGATACCTTAACGCAGATCGCATTGGCGGCAAAGGGTGCCTACGTGCGCATTACGCCGGATAATGGAGACATTGATTTTTTACGTGGAGAATTTGACGCTGTTCGGGCGCGGCATACTTCAGACACCCTTAAATTTCGGATGATCAATCGGTATCGCTGGCCTCTCGCCGCGGCATGGCTTTGCTTTGCCGCAGAAGGGCTATGGTTAAGCATCTTGCCGATATTGCGCCAACGACGCCTGCGACGCATGGAGAGGGCTTCCCATGGTTGATAGATTATTCCTATTTGCCCTATCGATAGGTATGCTGATCGGCGTCGGCTTTGCGCATGGCGCGGATGTGACGCAAACGGTGCAGAGCGCCACTCGGCTTTTAAATCAAGGCGACGCTGACGGTGCGCTGAAGCTGCTCCGTGAAGCCCAGGTCGATCATCCCGAATCAGCTGAATTGCAATTCGGTACCGCTTGTGCCTTCTATGCCAAAGCTACCGCCTTCAGCGAATCCGGTGCTGTGGAAGAGGCGGCAACAGCTTATGAAGAAGCACGGAGCCGATTTTCCAATCTCAGCACGAGCAAGAATATACGCATCGCCGAAGAGGCGGCTTTTAACGCGGCGAATGTGACTGCGAAACAAGCACTCGATTTAGCCGCTTCACCAACAAATCGTAATGAAGCGATTGCGGCACTTCGTAATGCGGTGAGCCGTTATGAAGCCGCTTTAAAACATTTCCCGAATCATAGCGGATTACGCCAAAATTTGGATCATACCCAGCTCAAATTAAAGGAACTGTTGCAGACGGCAGATGAAGAGCAGCAAGAACAGGAACAGGAGCAGCCGCCCCAAGACGATACGCAAAAACTTTTGTCGCGCTTTGGACAAGCGGTGACGGAATTACCCGGCGCATCGGTTAAAGTTGACGGCAACACAGCGACCCTGATCACGCCTAAATCACAGGAGGGCGAATCATGAGCCGCGCCCTTGTTATCATAGCCTTTCTTCTTGCTTGCCCTTTCTTCGCTATGGGTCAGCCCATGCTGCCTCCGGATCCGGCGTCCATGCAAGGCGTGCCCCTTCCCGCGCCGACCCAGTCCGCTCCGCCAGCGCCTATTGGACAAGTCTACGCTGTCTTGGCTTCCGGCGGTGTGCCTCAAAGTCTGAACATAGACGAGAAACTTAAAGGCATCGCTGCAATCTTTAATGACCTGCCTTATACCGAGTATGAAGCCATCGCTATCAATAGCCAAGAAATGCCTTGGGGCGAAGAAGTCTTGTTTCCCATTAATGCCCTTCATGCCTTTAAGACTACGGCGTTGAGCATGGATGCTGAAGGCGGGATTGTCCTTCATGCGCGGGTAGAACGGTTGCAAGGTGAAGATTATGTCAACGCTTTGGATACGCAGGCGGTCGCCGCGCAAGGTCAAGCCCTTGTGTTTAGAGGTATCCCTGCAGGTCAGGGAGAGCTGATCCTCGTCATGCTTGTGCGTGTACCCGGCGATGGCGATGGCGGCGGTGAGTCTGAGGAACAACAACCTCCTGACAGTGACGACGAAAATCAAGAACAGGAAGAGCAACAGCAGCAGGCGGATACCGACGAAAGTGAAGACGATCATGGAGACGATACGGAAGAAAATTCCGTGAACAGCGACGCCGCCACGGAAGGAGAAGTGCCCGTCGGTGATGAAAATCTTGAAGCGCTGCTCAATTCTCTGGATGATATAGATCGCAGAGAACAAGTAGAGGAACTCAAACAACGGGATCGTATTGATTTTAAGGGAGATTGGTGGTGATCTGTAAAATTCGATACATAGCACCTCTCTTGCTCATAGCCGCACAGGTCTATGCACAAGGACGGGTGACGACCACCGTGTCCACCAAACGGGCTGCCGTCAATGAAATGTTCTACATTACCATAGAGGCGGAAGGCGGAAATATTCAAGAGCCTGACATGTCCCCGATCCAAGAGATCGGTCTTCAGCTGGGCACGCCGTCTACAGGCTCACAGACCCGCATTCAAATGATCAATGGGCAAACAACCACTATGCAATCGCGGTCTTGGCGTTATCCGGCATCCTCAGCACAGGAAGGGACCTTTGAATTACCGCGCATTCCCGTTACCATTGACGGCCAACAATTTTTTAGTCAAGCTGCCACCATAGAGATAACACACAGTTTGGATTTGGGCAATCAGTCTCCGCAAGAACAGCAATCCATCACAGTCGATGATCTTGCCTTCGTGCGTATGTTTACCGATAAAACAGAACTTTATCCCGGCGAAGCGCTGCTCTTAACCATGCAGGTACTCTATCAGCAACTGGGTAATGTGGCTGTTGAAGGGAATCCTCCTTTTCCGGAAACGGAAGGCTTTTATCCCGGCGCTGAGTGGCGAAACAACACGGCAGAAGTGGTCAATGGAAGTCGTTATCAAGTCACCGAATTTGTGCGCATTCTCTATCCTACTTTGTCGGGAAACTTCCAAATTGAAGCCTGGGACTGGCAAGGTGCCGTGCGTTGGTATGATCAACGAGGGCGTATGAAACGCGTGGCAAGAATTTTCCACGCAGATGCCATCCCCATCACAGTACGGTCGCTGCCGCAGCCGCCTGAAGATTTCAGCGGCGCTGTGGGCAACTATAAAATTCAGGCGCAATTGGCGGATCAAGAATTAACACAAGGGATACCGGTGCGCCTGACCCTTACCCTCAGTGGCCAGGGGAATCCAAATGTGTTAAGTGCGCCCGTCCTTCCAAAGACAGCATGGGCACATTTTTCTGAAGCGGAAACGACGCTGCACTCGAAAGAAAATGATCCTGAAGTTGTAAAAGAATTTAGTTATCTCATTACCCCTTTAGAAGTGGGTGAGCATGAATTGCCCTCCTTAAATTTTGTCTATTTTTCGCCGGAAACGAAACGTTATGAACAGGCAGAAACAAAGGCGTTTACGGTGTCTGTTCATCCCGCAGAAGGAACAGGCGGGCTCATTGCTGTTGGCGGCACGGCCGAAAATAAACGGAACCAAATCGAAGTTTTTGATGATGATATTTTGCCGATTATCACCGATTCTTCTGTCCTTACTCAGCCGCTGCCGCGTCTTTCACCTCGATTGCCCCTGCGCTTATATTTCGGGCCGCTGCCGCTGCTCTTCCTTTTTGCGCTTCTCTTAGCACTGCTTCGTTGGCGCGGACGACTTGCCGCTGATCACGGCTATGCACGCCGCTTTTTCGCCGGCAAACGCTTTGAAAAAACACTGTCCGGAGTCCTCACGAAATCTGACGCTGTCGATATATTAGAGCGTGCACTCAGAGGATATATTGCCGATGTATTTAACATCAACGATGCGGGACTCACCTCGTCCGAAGTGGAATTGTTGCTGATGGAACGGCATGTGGATGAAGAAACCACCAACATGGCTGTACGGTTTCTCCGTGCCTGTGAACGCACAAAATACGCAGGGCGAAATTCT comes from the Candidatus Hydrogenedentota bacterium genome and includes:
- a CDS encoding MoxR family ATPase, producing MAVNVEALRRNVEQYTPAITRLREEIGKIIVGQHYMIDRLLTALLANGHVLIEGVPGLAKTTAVTTLAQAMDCSFRRIQFTPDLLPADLIGTLIYAPKTGEFETRKGPVFGNIILADEINRAPAKVQSALLEAMQERQVTIGDNTFSLDTPFMVLATQNPIEQEGTYPLPEAQVDRFMLKLKVNYPTRTEERQIMDRVDLLHPQKVEPVLTRELLLEAREVVNQIYVDDKAKNYIVDLVYATRDPESYGLNIKPLIEYGASPRATIYLQQAARALAFVQGEGNVFPNDVKQVAMDVLRHRIKISYEAEAENMTSEDIIRKILDNVPVP
- a CDS encoding DUF58 domain-containing protein; this encodes MIPQEIMQKIRRIHIRTRRVVNEILAGQYQSVFKGQGMEFREVRAYVPGDDIRSIDWNVTARTGEPHVKVMAEERELTVMLVVDMSGSGRFGSVARFKNELAAELCAVLAASAIKNNDKVGLIIFTDEVELYVPPKKGSRHVLRVIREVLYFQPRGTGTDISNALRYLGRVIRRKSVVFLVSDFFATDYETALRTTKRHHDVIAVTVTDPRELSLPDVGRVAMRDAESGKETMINTGDPRVRRAYERAAEERQQARDALLSRNRIDTLHTRTDQSYVDEIYRFFKMRERRKSGRAAV
- a CDS encoding VWA domain-containing protein, whose translation is MKLLQTIFVFDGMSHPEFFWLALVVVALLIVELMRRPAGTITISTADMAASLRRGTPDFIRHIPALLRAAGLLLLLAALAGPLHGYYVCKDRAGVIDIMLCLDTSGSMQQPDFFIGGKQYDRLYVAREAARKFVNSRRESDKSRYGVDRIGLILFSGLAWTKCPLTLDYDILEREIENASITPKHKDGTAIGSALGLAIRRLSRSEAKSKVVILLTDGINNRGELDPVTAARLANEYGIRVYTIGAGSTEEIVIRNGLFPMRTEAIDEKVLKQMADITGGKYYLASDTESLMKAYDEISAMETTEIDVNDYYEAREEFMPFLAVGACLLLASILSRRLWFEMVP
- a CDS encoding VWA domain-containing protein, with product MEFYFPIHQMPLWATAGVAALVVVFFVLRFFDKRHEKQVHRFVDADLADRLILPYSLRSRRPLFWLSFFGILFLLLALAQPHWGKKWAPVTRTSRDILILLDVSGSMDADDMLPSRLIRARQKIQSLLETCPADRFGLILFSGEAAYLCPLTLDQGYFRSILDAVDTDTLSVEGSNLTAALVEARDAFEADAKRFGDSANNTRLILLISDGEETAEDAVAEAHKIAAHAVIYTLGIGDPAGSVVEYPQWMRQHVSVPDQQLTHISKLDEDTLTQIALAAKGAYVRITPDNGDIDFLRGEFDAVRARHTSDTLKFRMINRYRWPLAAAWLCFAAEGLWLSILPILRQRRLRRMERASHG
- a CDS encoding protein BatD yields the protein MICKIRYIAPLLLIAAQVYAQGRVTTTVSTKRAAVNEMFYITIEAEGGNIQEPDMSPIQEIGLQLGTPSTGSQTRIQMINGQTTTMQSRSWRYPASSAQEGTFELPRIPVTIDGQQFFSQAATIEITHSLDLGNQSPQEQQSITVDDLAFVRMFTDKTELYPGEALLLTMQVLYQQLGNVAVEGNPPFPETEGFYPGAEWRNNTAEVVNGSRYQVTEFVRILYPTLSGNFQIEAWDWQGAVRWYDQRGRMKRVARIFHADAIPITVRSLPQPPEDFSGAVGNYKIQAQLADQELTQGIPVRLTLTLSGQGNPNVLSAPVLPKTAWAHFSEAETTLHSKENDPEVVKEFSYLITPLEVGEHELPSLNFVYFSPETKRYEQAETKAFTVSVHPAEGTGGLIAVGGTAENKRNQIEVFDDDILPIITDSSVLTQPLPRLSPRLPLRLYFGPLPLLFLFALLLALLRWRGRLAADHGYARRFFAGKRFEKTLSGVLTKSDAVDILERALRGYIADVFNINDAGLTSSEVELLLMERHVDEETTNMAVRFLRACERTKYAGRNSAADEVEALHAAARKTVERLQTQIREKRS